From Chryseobacterium salivictor, a single genomic window includes:
- a CDS encoding mevalonate kinase family protein produces MTNPLFYAKILLFGEYGIIEDSQGLTLPYSFYKGTLKFSDLKSDFDKESNDSLLKYSDYLKDLELPEVFQLNISKFKKDIKKGLFFDSNIPQGYGVGSSGALVAAIFEKYSIKSYQPEQVSKDQLMNLRTIFGQMESYFHGKSSGIDPLICYMNLPILIESKESVDKVAIPASHEGKGAIFLIDSGMTGETGPMVQIFFEKMKTEGFRKTMKEEFIRYNNACIDAFLKKEMTPLFRNLKSLSVWAYEHFKPMIPESIYNAWKKGLDTNAYYLKLCGSGGGGYILGFTKDYKKAEKMLEGFHKEVIYRF; encoded by the coding sequence ATGACCAACCCTTTATTTTACGCAAAGATTCTTTTGTTCGGCGAATACGGTATTATCGAAGATTCGCAGGGACTTACTTTACCCTATAGTTTTTATAAAGGAACATTAAAATTTTCTGATTTAAAAAGCGATTTTGATAAAGAATCAAATGATTCGCTGCTGAAATATTCTGATTATTTAAAAGATTTAGAACTTCCAGAGGTTTTTCAACTCAATATTTCTAAGTTTAAAAAGGATATCAAAAAAGGATTGTTCTTCGATTCCAATATTCCGCAAGGATATGGGGTAGGAAGTTCAGGGGCTTTAGTTGCCGCTATTTTTGAAAAATATTCGATAAAAAGTTATCAGCCGGAACAGGTTTCTAAAGATCAACTTATGAATCTCCGTACTATTTTCGGTCAAATGGAAAGTTATTTCCATGGAAAAAGTTCAGGAATTGATCCGCTGATCTGTTACATGAACCTGCCGATTCTTATCGAAAGCAAAGAAAGCGTGGATAAAGTTGCTATCCCGGCAAGTCATGAAGGGAAAGGAGCGATCTTCTTAATCGATTCCGGGATGACTGGCGAAACTGGACCGATGGTTCAGATCTTCTTTGAAAAAATGAAAACGGAAGGTTTCCGCAAAACGATGAAAGAAGAATTCATCCGCTACAACAATGCCTGTATTGATGCTTTCCTGAAAAAAGAAATGACTCCACTTTTTAGAAACCTAAAGAGTCTTTCTGTCTGGGCTTACGAACATTTCAAACCAATGATTCCCGAAAGTATTTATAATGCCTGGAAAAAAGGGTTGGATACCAATGCCTATTACCTAAAGCTTTGCGGAAGCGGCGGTGGCGGTTATATTTTGGGGTTTACCAAAGACTATAAAAAAGCAGAAAAAATGCTGGAAGGTTTCCACAAAGAAGTTATTTACAGGTTCTAG
- a CDS encoding UbiA family prenyltransferase, which produces MKNPLLYRFSQFIAFLMGARVFVALLLTFALYVSTFFLFNQEESLRNFVFDFKVHSIIFCCVLSILAGGIINQFYDREKDQVTKPFRTRIQNFLKQKYFLYAYIILNLFSLGIAGMISVRVFFFFLIYQFLMWFYSHKLSKLLIINNLTFVSLSLYPFFGMLFYYKTFSVQIFLMSVFIFLMLLIIDVIKDTLTKNADKVFGYTTIPNYFSSSTSGAFIVTLLIVAQISSGLIIWKMGLHSIMSYYFAASIFIQIISVFLALNKTKYSKFVNLNMLRIWIFVGIIAMLANGIHQHYFI; this is translated from the coding sequence ATGAAAAATCCCTTACTTTATCGGTTTTCTCAATTCATTGCCTTTTTGATGGGCGCGCGGGTTTTCGTGGCTTTACTGCTTACTTTTGCTTTATATGTTTCTACTTTTTTTCTCTTTAATCAGGAAGAAAGTTTGCGGAATTTTGTCTTTGATTTTAAAGTCCACAGCATTATTTTTTGCTGCGTTTTAAGTATTTTGGCAGGAGGAATTATCAATCAGTTTTACGACCGCGAAAAAGATCAGGTGACCAAACCTTTCCGGACAAGAATTCAAAATTTTCTTAAGCAGAAGTATTTTCTTTATGCCTACATCATCCTCAATCTGTTTTCGCTGGGAATTGCGGGAATGATTTCGGTGCGGGTTTTCTTTTTCTTTCTGATCTACCAGTTTCTAATGTGGTTTTACAGTCATAAACTTAGTAAATTATTGATTATTAATAATTTAACTTTTGTGAGTTTATCGTTATATCCTTTTTTTGGAATGTTGTTTTATTATAAAACTTTTTCAGTCCAGATCTTTTTGATGTCTGTTTTTATTTTCCTGATGCTTTTAATTATTGATGTTATAAAAGATACTTTAACCAAAAATGCAGACAAAGTTTTTGGTTACACTACCATTCCCAATTATTTCAGCTCTTCTACTTCAGGTGCTTTTATAGTAACGCTATTAATTGTCGCGCAGATTTCTTCCGGATTGATTATCTGGAAAATGGGCTTGCACAGTATTATGAGTTATTATTTTGCAGCGAGTATTTTTATTCAAATCATCTCCGTATTTTTAGCTTTAAATAAAACCAAATATTCGAAGTTTGTCAATTTGAATATGCTTAGAATCTGGATTTTTGTGGGCATTATCGCTATGCTGGCCAACGGAATTCATCAGCATTATTTTATTTAA